From the Gouania willdenowi chromosome 19, fGouWil2.1, whole genome shotgun sequence genome, one window contains:
- the LOC114481938 gene encoding myosin phosphatase Rho-interacting protein isoform X5: protein MSLKDNSCRKFQANIFNKSKCQNCFKPRESHLLNDEDLNQAKPIYGGWLLLAPEGTNFDNPLQRSRKWQRRFFILYEHGLLRYALDEMPSTLPQGTINMNQCSDVIDGESRTGQKNSLCILTPEKEHFIRAECKEIINGWQEALTVYPRTNKQNQKKKRKVDPPTQQGGLTAGQCFSSEDMNGHPEPGPAKVTVTSSGGSIPCLPSSIASAERVPMTRASIWQEESRWSRATIPCSRSASCLSQMNQSQSESSISAQDDAGTVSTGRKVRVESGYFSLEKTKSEPSPLSQHTHQHLPLSSSASSSSSSLGAPTPRRSQVIGRFEDGQNVERMDTSNSNEPSANSSLREGRSERRYLTSKHDMSLDSGQDRVVPDVSSSSFTNLRRAKSLDRRVTESSMPPDLLNFKKGWMTKLYDDGMWKKHWFVLTDQSLRYYKDSIAEEASELDGEVDLSTCYDVKEFPVQRNYGFQILCKDGACTLSAMTSGIRRNWIQAITKNVRTTIAPDVTRKNISLKLSVLKPRSLHDETQKDHVLLEPCPQITPEQSLVSELPKPEANKRPSGNNEPPPEPRKSRVRERRREGRSKTYDWTEFKKEQTQKPVKERADTVDLSSSFSTVSSHCSASSSPTSSACSAVSTSSLQTSSLSAAHTPSAAEETEKESVKKVIRPQSTSASHTPNTVTVTIISTLNSTSPVQPLTPEGRDQGKMEVDQPTSICPESEDKNKSCHVREEIEQRWHQVETTPLREEKQVPISTTFTNSSDSDKLPPHELTALLDKELGQKQKELDRLQKQNNLLKEQLENALGREQSAREGYVLQSATPPPSSPHRVPWQNLHKLNQDLQGELESQKRKQDLAQQQIRTLKRSYTEAKDVVDRHDCDVQGLQDKLASAMAEILASEQAVARMRNELKLEQERSKEHEEECDRNEVTLRGQLKDSEDRLREVEAALLERSQALRHLERQQALQRDHVREIQRLQDKLLEVTARLTATEEGHVLKEERLRNELSGMQESHERERQSLCRQLAEAETVQKEIEDKLMEAEQQVEALLRGRQTSGGKECKEEILKLQEELSQKTDIIETLRESVRRLEEEKSNLTCRCQELINQISEADREVNKLRSRLETEEADYCTLEHSYERATQEFQKMSQFLREKEEEIRQTKELYERLMERKEQDLKEALVKMTALGNSLEETEQKLQAKEELVCQMSRNLLDKFEPCTAEKNMHAKLMVAEDRIAELEQHLNALQLDYAELQMERQQMPEPKKTESDSALPSSSSNSELSIESSTTTESSPEDKDPLAKRPKIRFSSIQCQKYISFEGMDSIRLGRTFDDTGQNVKPDIDIMQRNIPSDLSFPHSSDPEKFISIIHTLETKLLATESKLRNLTQNLVGQRSAPSETLQSEISKEKTPQCTIAVKHYRHALICVENSREKLSAILNSGHDTTDTQLHSLTEIEKDLFNASFYIRQGQEIEKQSPAVHQSLAPDTVDKEALRLFSKTLSFEALVLNKMSFLIKTSKTDLLQALAQIWEDIEQIKKSDKDCLAIVYADVLTRKLMLETAFWNEVEKAEIDVNKLKESTPSADADIDASAVFNTVIKAELAYSIQNLKLSYDQKFKMLKRELIEAYKNLHERETALQAIIEAYKRPDLKSVIKEIKRNRKFGKPKLADIHPPELAPYMEQIETEEAKIFAEEIIDKHLCGEMPSCAVDAIDSLNNAHDNLAHELQRQAAILHNYAEEIESGENNPGLSQMIQGLLGIQTSQNLTSTSLCMRDALIQAQVAYVACRLRAMHEQDVGWCRQTSQNMDSLVQQHAHNVTAIQEKFEASLEEEHLNFSITLAALQKDNQTLRSEISEHAIQLSRQQEQSMLLEKHFLEETEQLKLRHEHELSQAEQSRVSSELALLETAADKQKKLEVLLAGINTMEEQHESHVKKLQQDFELKICELKHLHKEQIEKLHSHHVEITPYGKENMADKEGPEVSNLSFCGDCITPMEEEEQGKEEQSLTEVDSMVVLKDRIQELETQMNSMKDELENKHLEGDVASLREKYQRDFESLKATCERGFAAMEETHQKLIEDLQRQHQREISKLMEERERLLAEETAATIAAIEAMKNAHKEELEKTQRSQVSGLNSDIDELRLQYEEELRSIQRELEVLSEQYSQKCLENAHLAQALEAERQALRQCQRENQELNSHNQELNNRLTVEITRMRSCFSGESALSPLTQGKDIYELEVLLRIKESEIQYLKQEIHSLKDELQSALRDKKYATEKYKDIYTELSIVKAKADCDITKLKEKLLLATEALGEGTVDGTVTSGYDIMKSKSNPDFMKKEQSSASKAGRGLRSKSLKEGLTVQERMKLFEAKDSRKI from the exons GTGGCAAGAGGCTCTGACTGTGTATCCCAGGACCAACAAGCAGAACCAGAAGAAAAAGCGAAAGGTGGATCCGCCCACTCAGCAG GGTGGACTTACTGCAGGACAGTGTTTTTCCTCTGAAGACATGAACGGCCACCCT GAGCCTGGTCCTGCTAAGGTGACAGTGACCAGCAGCGGGGGCAGCATTCCATGCCTGCCGAGCAGCATCGCCAGCGCCGAACGCGTCCCAATGACCCGGGCCTCGATATGGCAAGAGGAAAGCCGCTGGAGCCGAGCCACCATCCCTTGTAGCCGCAGTGCTTCCTGCCTCAGCCAGATGAACCAGAGCCAATCGGAGTCCAGTATCAGTGCTCAAGACG ATGCTGGGACTGTGAGCACTGGACGAAAGGTTCGAGTGGAAAGCGGTTACTTCTCTTTGGAAAAGACCAAGTCAGAGCCCTCTCCACTTTCTCAACATACACATCAGCATCTTCCCCTGTCCTCCTcagcatcctcctcctcctcctccttagGAGCTCCCACTCCCAG GCGCTCTCAAGTCATTGGCAGATTTGAAGATGGTCAAAATGTTGAACGTATGGACACAAGCAACTCGAACGAGCCTTCGGCTAATTCCAGCCTAAGAGAAGGACGCAGTGAGAGGCGCTATCTCACCAGCAAACAT GACATGTCCTTGGATTCAGGACAGGACCGCGTCGTCCCTGATGTGTCCAGCTCTAGTTTTACCAACCTACGAAGAGCCAAATCACTTGATCGGAGAGTCACCGAGTCCTCAATGCCC CCGGACCTCCTCAACTTCAAGAAAGGATGGATGACAAAACTGTATGATGATGGAATG TGGAAGAAACACTGGTTTGTTCTGACAGACCAGAGTTTGAGGTACTACAAGGACTCTATAGCAGAGGAG GCCTCAGAACTGGATGGAGAAGTTGACCTCTCTACGTGTTACGACGTTAAAGAATTCCCAGTCCAGAGGAATTATGGCTTCCAAATCCTT TGTAAAGATGGAGCGTGCACCTTGTCAGCAATGACCTCTGGAATCCGTCGCAACTGGATTCAGGCCATAACGAAGAATGTGCGAACCACTATTGCCCCCGATGTCACACG GAAAAACATCTCTCTGAAATTATCCGTTCTGAAGCCCAG ATCTCTCCATGATGAGACACAGAAAGACCATGTGTTGTTGGAGCCATGTCCCCAAATCACACCCGAGCAAAGCCTCGTTTCTGAGCTCCCTAAGCCAGAAGCCAACAAACGCCCATCTGGGAACAACGAGCCTCCCCCTGAACCTCGGAAAAGTCGAGTCCGGGAGCGCAGGCGAGAGGGGCGCTCAAAGACGTACGACTGGACTGAGTTCAAAAAGGAGCAGACGCAAAAGCCCGTGAAGGAACGTGCCGACACGGTCGATCTCAGCTCCTCGTTTTCAACAGTCTCATCTCACTGCTCGGCGTCTTCCTCCCCCACATCCTCCGCCTGCTCTGCGGTTTCTACCTCATCTCTTCAAACCTCTTCTTTATCAGCTGCCCACACACCATCTGCGGCTGAAGAAACGGAAAAAGAAAGTGTTAAAAAGGTCATCCGTCCCCAAAGCACGAGTGCCTCTCACACACCAAATACTGTCACTGTCActattatttcaactttaaattctacatcacctgttcaGCCATTGACACCTGAAGGTCGAGATCAAGGAAAAATGGAAGTGGACCAACCGACATCAATTTGCCCAGAGAGCGAAGACAAGAACAAAAGCTGTCACGTTCGAGAGGAGATAGAGCAGCGATGGCACCAGGTGGAAACGACTCCGTTAAGGGAAGAGAAGCAAGTGCCCATCAGCACCACTTTCACCAACTCCAGTGACTCTGACAAGCTTCCCCCACATGAGCTGACTGCACTGCTCGACAAAGAG TTGGGACAGAAGCAGAAGGAGCTGGACCGACTTCAGAAGCAGAACAACCTCCTGAAAGAGCAGTTAGAGAATGCGCTTGGAAGAGAACAAAGTGCCAGAGAGGGTTATGTACTGCAG AGTGCTACACCCCCTCCCTCTTCACCGCACAGAGTTCCATGGCAGAACTTGCACAAGCTTAATCAAGACTTACAAGGTGAACTGGAGTCCCAAAAGCGGAAGCAGGACCTCGCTCAACAGCAAATCAGGACTTTAAAGAGAAGCTATACTGAAGCCAAGGATGTCGTTGACCGCCATGACTGTGATGTTCAGGGACTGCAGGATAAACTTGCTTCTGCAATGGCTGAAATCTTAGCAAGTGAACAGGCTGTAGCCAGAATGCGAAATGAGCTTAAGCTAGAACAAGAGCGATCAAAAGAACACGAAGAAGAATGTGACCGTAATGAAGTTACCTTACGAGGACAGCTGAAAGACAGTGAGGATAGGCTTCGGGAAGTGGAGGCCGCTCTCCTTGAGAGAAGTCAGGCCCTAAGGCACTTAGAGCGGCAGCAAGCCCTGCAACGAGACCATGTCAGAGAAATTCAGCGGTTACAGGACAAGCTTCTAGAAGTTACAGCTCGATTAACTGCAACTGAAGAGGGTCATGTACTGAAGGAGGAGCGCCTGAGGAATGAGCTGAGTGGTATGCAGGAAAGTCATGAAAGAGAACGACAAAGCCTATGTAGACAATTAGCTGAGGCGGAAACCGTACAGAAAGAAATTGAAGACAAACTAATGGAGGCTGAGCAGCAGGTAGAAGCCTTGTTAAGAGGAAGACAAACCTCGGGAGGCAAAGAATGCAAGGAGGAAATACTCAAGTTACAAGAGGAGCTGTCCCAAAAGACTGACATCATTGAGACTTTGAGAGAAAGTGTGCGTAGGCTGGAGGAAGAGAAAAGTAATCTCACGTGCCGCTGTCAAGAGCTTATTAACCAGATTTCAGAGGCAGATCGTGAAGTGAACAAGCTCCGCAGTCGTCTGGAAACTGAAGAAGCAGATTACTGCACCTTGGAGCACTCATATGAAAGGGCAACACAAGAGTTTCAGAAAATGAGCCAGTTCCTCAgagaaaaagaggaagaaatCAGACAGACTAAAGAATTGTATGAAAGACTCATGGAACGCAAGGAACAGGACCTCAAAGAAGCTCTTGTAAAAATGACAGCTCTTGGAAACAGCTTGGAGGAAACGGAACAGAAGTTGCAAGCAAAGGAAGAACTTGTTTGTCAAATGAGTCGAAACCTTTTGGATAAGTTTGAACCCTGCACTGCAGAAAAGAACATGCATGCCAAGCTGATGGTCGCCGAGGACCGCATTGCAGAGTTAGAGCAGCATCTTAATGCTCTGCAGCTGGACTATGCTGAGCTACAAATGGAAAGGCAGCAAATGCCAGAACCGAAGAAAACAGAAAGTGATAGTGCGTTACCTTCTTCGTCATCAAACTCTGAACTTTCAATTGAAAGCTCGACCACAACAGAGAGCTCCCCAGAGGATAAAGATCCACTAGCTAAAAGACCAAAAATACGTTTTTCCAGCATTCAGTGCCAAAAATACATTAGTTTTGAGGGTATGGACAGTATTCGCCTTGGCCGAACATTTGACGACACAGGACAAAATGTTAAACCAGATATTGATATAATGCAAAGGAACATTCCCTCTGATTTGTCATTCCCACATTCTAGTGATCCAGAGAAGTTTATCTCTATCATACATACCCTGGAGACCAAATTACTAGCTACAGAGTCCAAGCTGAGAAACCTCACGCAAAATCTAGTAGGGCAACGATCGGCCCCTTCAGAAACTTTACAGAGTGAAATCAGTAAGGAGAAAACACCGCAGTGTACTATTGCCGTTAAGCATTACAGACATGCTCTTATATGTGTAGAAAATAGTCGTGAGAAATTAAGTGCCATTCTGAACAGTGGCCATGAtaccacagacacacaactgCACTCATTGACTGAGATAGAGAAGGATTTATTCAACGCATCATTCTATATTCGACAGGGACAAGAGATAGAGAAGCAATCACCAGCTGTGCATCAAAGCTTAGCCCCGGACACTGTAGATAAAGAGGCTTTGCGATTGTTTAGTAAAACTTTGTCTTTTGAAGCCCTAGTTTTGAACAAGATGTCTTTCTTGATAAAGACATCAAAGACCGACCTCTTGCAAGCACTTGCACAGATATGGGAAGACATTGAGCAAATTAAGAAGAGTGACAAAGATTGCTTAGCAATTGTTTATGCTGATGTCTTGACAAGAAAGCTAATGCTGGAGACTGCGTTTTGGAATGAAGTGGAAAAGGCTGAGATAGAtgtgaataaattaaaagaaagcaCTCCATCAGCTGATGCAGACATTGATGCCTCGGCTGTTTTCAACACTGTCATTAAAGCAGAACTTGCATACTCAATTCAAAACCTTAAACTTTCCTATGACCAGAAATTCAAGATGCTGAAAAGGGAGTTGATTGAAGCATATAAAAACCTTCATGAAAGGGAGACCGCTCTGCAAGCAATAATTGAAGCTTACAAAAGGCCTGATCTTAAAAGTGtgattaaagaaataaaaagaaatcggAAGTTTGGAAAACCAAAGTTGGCAGACATTCATCCTCCGGAACTTGCTCCATATATGGAGCAGATCGAAACAGAAGAAGCCAAAATCTTTGCTGAGGAAATAATAGATAAACACTTATGTGGTGAAATGCCTTCTTGTGCTGTTGATGCTATTGATTCACTCAATAATGCTCATGATAACTTGGCTCATGAGCTTCAAAGACAGGCGGCAATCCTCCACAACTACGCTGAAGAGATTGAAAGTGGTGAAAACAATCCTGGGCTGTCTCAAATGATCCAAGGACTTCTGGGAATCCAAACCTCACAGAACCTGACGAGTACCTCTCTTTGTATGCGTGACGCCCTGATTCAGGCCCAAGTGGCATATGTGGCATGTAGGTTACGGGCTATGCATGAACAAGATGTGGGGTGGTGTCGACAGACCAGTCAAAACATGGACTCGCTGGTTCAGCAGCATGCCCACAATGTCACCGCCATTCAAGAGAAATTTGAAGCGTCTCTAGAAGAAGAGCATCTAAACTTCTCAATTACATTGGCCGCACTTCAAAAGGATAATCAAACCCTGAGGAGTGAGATCAGCGAGCATGCAATCCAGCTTTCCCGTCAGCAAGAGCAGTCAATGCTCCTGGAGAAACATTTTCTCGAAGAGACTGAGCAGCTTAAACTGAGGCACGAACACGAACTAAGCCAAGCAGAGCAAAGCCGTGTCTCGTCCGAGCTGGCTCTCCTGGAGACAGCAGCTGACAAGCAAAAAAAACTGGAGGTTCTACTGGCAGGCATCAATACCATGGAGGAACAACACGAGAGTCATGTAAAGAAATTACAGCAGGACTTTGAACTGAAGATCTGTGAGCTCAAGCATTTGCACAAAGAGCAGATTGAAAAGTTACATTCCCATCATGTAGAAATTACTCCATATGGCAAAGAGAACATGGCAGACAAAGAAGGACCTGAGGTTTcaaatttgtctttttgtggtgACTGTATTACACCTAtggaagaggaggagcagggaAAGGAGGAACAAAGCTTGACAGAAGTTGACTCTATGGTGGTCCTGAAGGACAGAATTCAGGAACTGGAGACTCAGATGAATAGCATGAAGGACGAGCTGGAGAACAAGCACCTTGAAGGAGATGTGGCCAGCCTGAGAGAGAAATACCAGAGAGACTTTGAAAGTCTGAAG GCGACGTGTGAGCGTGGTTTTGCTGCAATGGAAGAAACTCACCAGAAGTTGATCGAAGACCTCCAGAGGCAGCATCAGAGGGAGATCTCCAAACTGATGGAAGAACGAGAGAGGCTGTTAGCTGAGGAGACCGCTGCCACAATTGCCG CTATCGAAGCAATGAAGAACGCACACAAAGAGGAACTGGAGAAGACTCAACGCTCCCAAGTCAGCGGATTAAACTCTGACATCGATGAACTTCGCTTGCAATACGA GGAGGAGCTGCGGTCCATTCAGAGAGAACTTGAGGTTCTGTCCGAGCAGTACTCTCAGAAGTGCCTGGAAAACGCTCATCTGGCTCAGGCCCTGGAGGCCGAGAGACAGGCGCTCCGACAGTGCCAGAGGGAGAACCAGGAGCTGAACTCCCACAATCAG GAGCTGAACAACAGGCTGACTGTAGAAATCACTCGCATGCGCTCGTGTTTCAGTGGAGAATCGGCCCTGTCGCCGCTCACACAGGGAAAGGATATCTATGAACTTGAG GTGTTGCTGCGGATAAAAGAGTCAGAGATCCAGTATCTTAAACAGGAAATCCACTCTTTGAAAGATGAGCTACAGTCTGCATTAAGG GACAAGAAGTACGCCACAGAGAAATACAAGGACATCTATACAGAGCTGAGCATTGTGAAGGCCAAGGCAGACTGTGATAtaaccaaactgaaggaaaagcTGCTTTTGGCCACCGAAGCTTTAGGCGAGGGGACGGTCGATGGGACCGTCACATCCGGCTATG ATATAATGAAGTCTAAAAGTAATCCGGATTTTATGAAAAAAGAGCAATCATCAGCCTCTAAGGCAGGGAGGGGTTTGAGGTCCAAG